From a single Nymphaea colorata isolate Beijing-Zhang1983 chromosome 4, ASM883128v2, whole genome shotgun sequence genomic region:
- the LOC116252458 gene encoding uncharacterized mitochondrial protein AtMg00810-like produces the protein MIITGSDEKGIRECNKLLQKTFEMKDLGFLTYFLGIEVAYSTRRYFLSQTKFVAEIIVKSGITDDKVTETPEAVGKKMKIDDGVPITNFTPYRQLVGSLMYLSITRPDIAHAVHTGNHSSHGSTRNNRKSLYPLLKLNIESWLLQLWKLSGFVKCFLIWEQE, from the exons atgatcattacaggtagtgatGAGAAAGGTATTAGAGAATGTAATAAATTGttacaaaaaacttttgaaatgaaagatttaggttttctaacatatttcttgggtattgaggttgcatattccACTAgaagatattttttgtcacaaactaagtttgttGCAGAGATCATTGTtaaatcaggcataacagatgataaggtcacagaaactcctgaagcagtaggaaaaaaaatgaagattgatgatggagttccaaTTACCAATTTCACTCCTTACCGACAGCTTGTGGGTTCCTTAATGTATcttagcatcactcggcctgacattgctcatgcagttcatact ggGAATCATTCATCTCATGGAAGTAcaagaaacaacagaaagtctctctatcctctactgaagctgaatatcgagtcatggcttctacaactatggaaattgtctggcttcgtcaaatgcttcttgatatgggaacaagaatag